A window of the Alphaproteobacteria bacterium genome harbors these coding sequences:
- a CDS encoding urea carboxylase → DFIALRADMDLLSFISNCPQMNNPCTGGRPTPIKVEISVL, encoded by the coding sequence GGATTTCATCGCCTTGCGGGCGGACATGGACCTGCTTTCCTTCATTTCCAATTGCCCACAGATGAATAATCCCTGCACCGGCGGCCGACCGACGCCAATCAAGGTGGAGATCAGCGTGCTCTGA